In a genomic window of Coprococcus eutactus:
- a CDS encoding DUF4132 domain-containing protein → MAEDKKTRLELEEKKRIADEVREVFDENSMKLRKSYSADAQKLLKEMDNYYGDVKESMIGKRLETFLENEKNLPSEFFRNELKHLPGWVPDHLMEDFYTSIDSIIKWQTSQYYYRRTMRTKRYGAFLDRYFRIMNEYHSMGIYGCDIASLYKEKLPQDILCYYRDGSSNGYRIISEYWIQAELDRGNAELEEVLMDIMFGESAQTRLTTNILRGIYMSSNTRLHEAVGKLLVAAKLQEGLRQAICENMDYGTAGAFMTLFHVIKENDLLRFSSVMRAVATWTGLVTDEESKLDRIQKKQLILIDTYLNDENARREALSGDDAMQIYLALWSYGFFDVDEACHVMNKLALDGSRHQRLVFGTYIRAMSLGKVYTHSVAKEFIKRFSDEMDTMAVIMPSFMSDYQPYMNSLIYKDGRSYNNELKKMTFAEVDKYFDSRKECQEMYDILMGILERMPKKRLEFDPCVFPWNAEYLDRSAIIMRLAVCASALKDEDRITHIAEMVPEIDSARYSRDALLLLLVRQPANDRQRAILVDAVADKETYTRNKAAMIVKDMKLSPENYVQLENMLKYKKSDIRETVLSILYKLDGEDMDGLIGRLLADPKEEKRTAGLDLLLQLKNDENRQKLFADCVGHIDAMQRESANGRSSVTTKEQILIREIKNVGTDRAGADEGYGLYDVNADYEPIFDKSYLAECFELYKKYFPESGIANDNLCKTAKSEGAFAKLKSKIVPKKKDTTSDSEVINILRKFDAFVDEHKNDEYEMTDGEIGLLGESGGNIYVNRDKVACEELWVDFYEKNIQTPYMCMQLYVYLNGYNSDKQDFKKYCESFMADMFGNIYIEECPAFGYLAISRAVIGFLYRRYVMDSDKKRLAVVAADYLLGRNDELIYTFGGNKGGSSISGDDSKVYHRSVLTNEQIMIITWWLAIDGDSDILDVKEDSDEARQNEENFMHLFPYNYALAKSHNFNIPSDVVNDRNSYYWVHTGSVMPVPGLQNYIAAYSRGLISKDYMYKMAFEGNSLDRSLKCVSDVMRFITERNRKVQTRGYEWGYTERERLRSVRQILLHSPEGEFSETDEKRLDIAKKLYTDMSELVLSAELTRGDTETEFSPYIYGLTRIFGAEYFVRILSALGKETLERSTYFNTGYYYNRQKVSKKNSMSHLLQACVPDANDSAETLKAYLTGTDISDARLIEAAMYSPEWIDIVGEYLGWDGFTAGCYYFMAHMNESFDDKRKAMIARFTPLEVDELNDGAFDRTWFTEVYERLGDKRFQLIYKAAKYISDGAKHTRARKYADAALGKYDEPELMAEIEAKRNKDLLMAVGILPIENEEQIKDRYMFLQKFKKESRQFGAQRRASEAAAVSTAMRNMAINAGYQDVTRLTLRMESLVVQGMREYFQPHEVEEVTVWLEMEDGGKCTVICEKNGKQLKSVPAKIKKDEYVLALMDAKKQMAEQSRRTKAMLEDAMESQEEYTWAEIRGMLENPVIYDMVAALVFKVAEPDGVKAELDNAADSIMSGANELDDSKNVVLGFATEDGFNTFVATSIGDADIADTVSKSTENNSSKKTGLNLMNLSDDTKLTVAHPFHMYMAGKWHDIQKYVFDNKIVQPFKQVFRELYVKTEEEMNMEHSLRYAGNQIQPKKTLGCLRSRHWVADIEDGLQKVYYKENIVAQIYALADWFSPADIESPTLEWVVFSDRKTGKNMRIKDIPDIIFSEVMRDVDMAVSVAHAGGVDPETSHSTVEMRKAIAEFTMPLFRLTNVTFTKNHAVIEGKRANYTVHLGSGVVHQEAGPMINVLPVHSQRRGRIFLPFVDDDPKTSEVLTKILFFAEDNKIKDPYILGQIEQ, encoded by the coding sequence ATGGCGGAGGACAAGAAGACAAGACTTGAGCTTGAGGAGAAGAAGAGGATCGCAGATGAAGTGAGAGAGGTATTTGACGAGAATTCTATGAAGCTCAGAAAGAGCTACAGTGCGGATGCGCAGAAGCTTCTTAAGGAGATGGATAATTACTATGGAGATGTAAAAGAGTCGATGATCGGCAAGAGACTTGAGACATTTCTTGAGAATGAAAAGAATCTTCCTTCGGAATTCTTCAGGAACGAGCTGAAGCATTTGCCGGGGTGGGTGCCGGATCATCTGATGGAGGATTTCTACACTTCTATAGACAGCATAATCAAGTGGCAGACAAGCCAGTATTATTACAGAAGAACCATGCGTACGAAGAGGTATGGGGCATTTCTTGACAGATATTTCAGGATAATGAATGAATATCACTCCATGGGGATATACGGATGCGACATAGCATCTCTCTACAAGGAGAAATTACCGCAGGATATATTGTGCTATTACAGGGATGGCAGCAGCAACGGATATAGAATAATATCTGAATATTGGATACAGGCGGAGCTCGACAGGGGGAATGCAGAGCTTGAGGAAGTGCTCATGGACATCATGTTCGGTGAGAGTGCGCAGACAAGGCTCACGACAAATATCCTCAGGGGAATATATATGAGCTCCAACACAAGACTCCATGAGGCTGTAGGCAAGCTGCTCGTTGCGGCAAAGCTTCAGGAGGGGCTTAGGCAGGCGATATGTGAGAATATGGATTATGGAACGGCAGGTGCATTTATGACCCTGTTCCATGTAATAAAGGAGAATGATCTTCTGAGATTCTCGTCTGTTATGAGGGCTGTAGCCACCTGGACAGGACTTGTGACTGACGAGGAGAGCAAGCTTGACCGTATACAGAAGAAACAGCTGATTCTTATAGATACATATCTGAATGATGAAAATGCAAGGCGTGAAGCTTTATCCGGCGATGATGCCATGCAGATCTATCTTGCGCTGTGGAGCTATGGTTTCTTTGATGTGGACGAGGCATGCCATGTGATGAACAAGCTGGCACTTGATGGCAGCAGACACCAAAGACTGGTATTTGGCACATATATCAGGGCAATGAGTCTGGGAAAGGTGTACACACACAGCGTTGCAAAGGAATTTATCAAGAGATTCTCAGACGAGATGGACACCATGGCGGTCATCATGCCAAGTTTCATGTCGGATTACCAGCCTTATATGAATAGTCTCATATATAAAGACGGCAGATCGTACAACAATGAACTTAAGAAAATGACATTTGCCGAGGTGGACAAATATTTTGACAGCAGGAAAGAATGTCAGGAGATGTACGACATCCTCATGGGCATACTTGAGCGCATGCCAAAGAAGAGGCTTGAGTTTGATCCGTGTGTATTTCCATGGAATGCCGAATATCTGGACAGATCCGCAATCATCATGAGACTTGCGGTCTGTGCAAGCGCTCTAAAGGACGAGGACAGGATCACACACATAGCGGAGATGGTTCCTGAGATAGATTCCGCAAGGTATAGCAGAGATGCGCTTTTGCTTCTGCTTGTAAGGCAGCCGGCAAATGACAGACAGCGTGCCATACTGGTGGATGCGGTTGCCGACAAGGAGACATATACCAGAAACAAGGCGGCGATGATCGTTAAGGATATGAAACTTTCGCCGGAGAATTATGTACAGCTTGAGAATATGCTCAAGTACAAGAAGTCAGACATAAGGGAGACTGTTTTATCTATTTTGTATAAGCTTGACGGTGAAGACATGGATGGCCTCATTGGAAGACTTCTTGCAGATCCCAAGGAGGAAAAGAGAACAGCGGGACTTGACCTGTTGCTCCAGCTCAAGAATGATGAGAACAGGCAGAAACTTTTTGCAGATTGTGTTGGTCATATAGACGCTATGCAGAGGGAGTCTGCGAATGGAAGATCCAGTGTTACAACTAAGGAGCAGATTCTTATACGTGAGATTAAAAATGTTGGCACAGACCGGGCTGGTGCAGATGAGGGATATGGACTTTATGATGTAAATGCGGACTATGAGCCGATATTTGACAAGAGTTATCTGGCTGAGTGCTTTGAGCTGTACAAAAAGTATTTCCCTGAAAGCGGGATTGCAAATGATAATCTGTGCAAGACTGCTAAGAGCGAGGGTGCATTTGCAAAACTCAAATCAAAGATTGTGCCTAAAAAGAAAGACACGACATCTGATTCAGAAGTAATAAATATATTAAGAAAATTTGATGCATTTGTGGATGAACACAAAAATGATGAGTATGAGATGACTGACGGAGAAATCGGTCTGCTTGGTGAGTCAGGTGGAAACATATATGTGAACCGTGACAAAGTGGCATGTGAGGAATTGTGGGTAGATTTCTACGAGAAAAATATTCAGACTCCGTATATGTGCATGCAGCTCTACGTGTATCTGAATGGCTACAACAGTGACAAACAGGATTTCAAGAAGTACTGTGAGAGCTTTATGGCGGATATGTTTGGAAATATATATATAGAAGAATGTCCGGCATTCGGATATCTTGCCATTTCCAGAGCTGTAATTGGTTTCCTGTATAGAAGATATGTGATGGATAGTGACAAGAAGAGGCTTGCCGTTGTGGCAGCAGACTATCTGCTTGGAAGAAACGATGAGCTCATATATACATTTGGCGGGAATAAAGGTGGCAGCAGTATATCTGGTGATGATTCAAAGGTATATCACAGAAGTGTGCTCACAAATGAGCAGATCATGATAATAACATGGTGGCTTGCAATCGATGGTGACAGCGATATATTAGACGTAAAAGAGGATTCTGACGAGGCAAGGCAGAATGAAGAAAATTTCATGCATTTGTTTCCATACAACTATGCCCTTGCAAAGAGTCATAACTTTAATATACCTTCAGACGTTGTAAATGATAGAAATTCATATTACTGGGTACACACAGGAAGTGTCATGCCGGTTCCAGGTCTCCAGAACTATATTGCTGCATACAGTCGTGGCTTGATTTCAAAAGATTATATGTACAAGATGGCATTTGAGGGGAATTCCCTGGATAGGAGCCTCAAATGTGTATCTGACGTGATGCGTTTTATAACGGAGCGCAATAGGAAGGTGCAGACCAGAGGCTATGAGTGGGGATATACGGAGCGTGAAAGGCTGAGAAGTGTGCGGCAGATACTTCTTCACAGTCCGGAAGGAGAGTTCTCAGAGACGGACGAGAAAAGGCTGGATATAGCTAAGAAGCTGTACACTGATATGTCAGAGCTTGTGCTTTCTGCAGAGCTCACAAGGGGAGACACGGAGACAGAATTCTCTCCATATATATATGGGCTTACAAGAATATTCGGAGCGGAGTATTTTGTCAGGATACTGTCAGCCCTAGGCAAGGAGACGTTGGAGAGATCAACGTATTTCAATACCGGTTATTACTATAATCGTCAGAAGGTCAGCAAGAAGAACAGTATGTCTCATCTTCTTCAGGCGTGTGTGCCTGATGCAAATGACAGTGCGGAGACTTTGAAGGCCTATCTTACAGGTACGGATATAAGTGATGCCAGGCTTATAGAGGCGGCTATGTATTCTCCAGAGTGGATAGATATAGTTGGAGAGTATCTTGGATGGGATGGATTTACTGCGGGATGCTATTACTTTATGGCGCACATGAACGAGTCATTTGACGACAAGAGAAAGGCTATGATAGCGAGATTTACACCGCTTGAGGTGGATGAGCTGAACGACGGCGCATTTGACAGGACGTGGTTTACCGAAGTCTATGAAAGGTTGGGTGACAAACGTTTCCAGCTCATATACAAGGCGGCGAAATACATTTCGGACGGTGCAAAGCATACCAGGGCGAGAAAATATGCGGATGCGGCACTTGGCAAATATGATGAGCCCGAGCTGATGGCTGAGATCGAGGCAAAGAGAAACAAAGATCTGCTCATGGCGGTGGGAATCCTGCCGATAGAGAATGAGGAGCAGATAAAGGACAGGTACATGTTCCTTCAGAAGTTCAAGAAGGAGAGCAGGCAGTTCGGAGCACAGAGGAGAGCCAGCGAGGCGGCAGCAGTTTCTACAGCTATGCGCAATATGGCGATCAATGCCGGATATCAGGACGTGACGAGACTTACCCTACGTATGGAAAGCCTTGTAGTTCAGGGCATGAGGGAATATTTTCAGCCGCATGAGGTCGAAGAAGTGACCGTATGGCTTGAGATGGAGGATGGCGGCAAATGCACTGTCATCTGTGAGAAGAACGGCAAACAGTTAAAGTCCGTTCCGGCAAAGATCAAGAAGGATGAGTATGTATTGGCTCTGATGGATGCCAAGAAGCAGATGGCGGAGCAGTCAAGGCGTACAAAGGCGATGCTTGAGGATGCGATGGAGAGCCAGGAGGAATACACCTGGGCTGAGATCAGGGGCATGCTGGAGAATCCTGTTATATATGACATGGTAGCTGCGCTGGTGTTCAAGGTGGCGGAGCCGGATGGCGTGAAGGCAGAGCTTGATAATGCGGCTGACAGTATTATGTCAGGGGCAAATGAACTTGATGACAGCAAGAATGTTGTGCTGGGATTTGCGACTGAGGATGGATTCAATACATTTGTGGCAACGTCCATCGGTGATGCAGATATTGCGGATACGGTATCAAAATCAACGGAAAATAATAGCTCCAAAAAAACAGGCTTGAACCTTATGAACCTGTCAGATGACACAAAGCTCACAGTAGCACATCCATTCCATATGTACATGGCTGGCAAATGGCATGATATACAGAAATATGTATTTGACAACAAGATCGTACAGCCGTTCAAGCAGGTGTTCAGAGAGCTCTATGTGAAGACCGAAGAGGAAATGAACATGGAACATTCCCTCAGATACGCGGGCAATCAGATCCAGCCGAAGAAAACTCTGGGCTGTCTGAGGTCAAGACACTGGGTGGCAGACATAGAGGATGGACTTCAAAAGGTTTATTACAAGGAGAACATAGTAGCACAGATATACGCGCTTGCAGACTGGTTCTCACCTGCGGATATAGAGTCACCGACCCTCGAATGGGTGGTGTTCTCAGATAGAAAGACAGGAAAGAATATGAGGATCAAGGATATCCCAGACATCATATTCTCTGAGGTCATGAGGGATGTGGACATGGCTGTTTCCGTGGCACATGCCGGAGGCGTGGATCCAGAGACCTCACACTCAACTGTTGAGATGCGAAAGGCGATAGCAGAATTCACCATGCCGCTTTTCAGGCTGACAAATGTCACATTTACAAAGAACCATGCGGTGATAGAGGGCAAGCGCGCCAATTATACAGTCCACCTTGGAAGCGGAGTGGTGCATCAGGAGGCAGGCCCTATGATAAATGTACTTCCTGTGCATTCGCAGAGGCGGGGCAGAATATTCCTGCCATTTGTGGATGATGATCCAAAGACATCGGAGGTGCTCACGAAGATACTGTTCTTTGCAGAGGATAATAAGATCAAGGATCCTTATATACTGGGACAGATCGAGCAGTGA
- a CDS encoding YczE/YyaS/YitT family protein codes for MRNMKARIPMYFVGLFIMTIGIALSVKSNLGVSPVSSIPYTMTCVWGIEMGKATIIFHAALVLIQIVILRKNFKQINLLQIVVGVVFGYFTTFCNYLATFLPSTDNIVVRVVLMLVSTIFIAGGIFFYLPADLIPLAGEGVMQAVSEVTHIEFSKVKIGFDCSMVAVSVVTCLICIHSLGSVGAGTVIAAFLVGFNLGKLNKAFGGKRDKLLGKHTYTEEEVLRERMEQLQ; via the coding sequence ATGAGAAACATGAAGGCTAGGATCCCAATGTATTTTGTCGGACTGTTTATTATGACTATAGGTATAGCATTGTCAGTCAAATCCAATCTGGGAGTGTCACCGGTGAGTTCTATACCATATACGATGACATGTGTATGGGGAATCGAGATGGGAAAGGCGACGATCATATTCCATGCGGCATTGGTGCTTATACAGATCGTTATACTTCGAAAGAATTTCAAACAGATAAATCTCCTTCAGATAGTGGTTGGAGTAGTATTTGGGTACTTTACGACATTCTGCAATTATCTTGCGACGTTTCTGCCGTCAACAGATAACATAGTTGTCAGGGTTGTTTTGATGCTTGTGAGTACCATATTCATAGCAGGCGGAATATTCTTTTATCTGCCGGCGGATCTCATCCCGCTTGCCGGGGAGGGTGTTATGCAGGCTGTCTCAGAGGTCACACACATTGAATTTTCAAAGGTAAAGATCGGATTTGACTGTTCTATGGTGGCTGTGTCGGTCGTAACATGCCTGATCTGTATACATAGTCTTGGAAGCGTGGGCGCCGGTACGGTTATTGCCGCATTCCTTGTTGGATTCAATCTGGGTAAGTTGAATAAGGCATTTGGCGGAAAACGAGATAAACTTCTTGGAAAGCACACATACACTGAGGAGGAAGTACTCAGGGAGAGAATGGAGCAATTGCAATAG